A window of the Deltaproteobacteria bacterium genome harbors these coding sequences:
- a CDS encoding aminodeoxychorismate synthase, component I, translated as MIRAALARASGRDLLVYTRPQAVHEAWTPADVPNLLARVESLVEATGLHAVGFVGYEAGSAFDEALPWRFPGQWPLAWFALFPQPVACSCPKPRPLPVIEWNPELDEASYRRALDCIRDLLAAGETYQVNFTYRLRAVFRSDPWSFFCRLFRNQPSPHAVYLEAEDWAICSASPELFFRRTNRVILSQPMKGTARRGRFMEEDDERAASLQSSAKERAENVMIVDMVRNDLGRACVTGSVHVPRLFSVERYPTLLQMTSLVCGRVESDLPSLFRALFPAASITGAPKVRTAAVIHQLEVSPRRIYTGALGVVRPGRRIHFNVAIRTVLVHKTRGEAEYGVGSGIVWDSHNIAEFAETRLKARVLDHDRPEFCLVETMKVTSRGVPLWPWHRRRMEALARYWGFRIPRASIERELSLHCRDFVSPCILRLALTRQGERLWEVRPIPVTPRPYRLAWATRPVDQDDPFCFHKTTLRNELNEQRARARSLGAHDALLYNRKGEVTETTIANILIRVGGEWITPFRACGLLAGVGRQRLLERGRVREAHVGRRDLECGERILLVNAVRGAWPAVMVPEE; from the coding sequence ATGATTCGGGCCGCTCTTGCCCGAGCCAGCGGCCGGGATCTATTGGTGTATACCCGCCCCCAGGCCGTGCATGAAGCGTGGACTCCAGCCGATGTCCCAAACCTGCTCGCCCGTGTTGAATCCCTTGTGGAGGCCACAGGACTTCATGCCGTGGGCTTTGTCGGCTACGAGGCCGGATCGGCCTTTGACGAGGCCTTGCCATGGCGCTTTCCGGGACAATGGCCGCTAGCCTGGTTTGCCCTGTTTCCGCAGCCGGTGGCGTGTTCCTGTCCCAAACCCAGACCTCTTCCCGTCATTGAATGGAATCCGGAGCTTGACGAGGCCTCATACCGGAGAGCCTTGGACTGTATTCGGGATCTGTTGGCCGCCGGTGAGACCTACCAAGTCAATTTCACCTATCGCTTGCGCGCCGTTTTTCGTTCCGATCCCTGGTCGTTTTTTTGCCGACTTTTTCGAAATCAACCGTCCCCTCATGCCGTATATCTGGAGGCCGAGGACTGGGCCATATGCAGTGCCTCGCCCGAGCTTTTTTTCCGTCGCACGAATCGGGTTATCCTGTCGCAACCAATGAAAGGCACGGCCAGACGAGGACGTTTCATGGAGGAGGATGACGAACGGGCCGCATCGCTTCAATCTTCGGCCAAGGAAAGAGCTGAAAATGTAATGATCGTGGACATGGTACGTAATGACCTGGGGAGGGCATGCGTGACAGGAAGCGTGCATGTGCCTCGGCTTTTTTCGGTGGAGCGTTACCCGACCCTCTTGCAGATGACCTCCCTGGTCTGTGGGCGGGTGGAATCGGATCTCCCATCCCTGTTTCGAGCCCTCTTTCCTGCGGCTTCCATCACCGGCGCTCCCAAGGTGCGAACCGCTGCCGTCATTCATCAATTGGAGGTATCACCTCGCCGGATCTATACCGGAGCCCTGGGTGTCGTACGGCCTGGTCGCCGGATCCATTTCAACGTCGCCATTCGGACTGTGCTCGTGCACAAAACCCGGGGCGAGGCCGAATATGGGGTTGGCAGTGGCATTGTCTGGGATTCGCATAATATAGCCGAGTTTGCCGAAACCCGCCTCAAGGCTCGTGTTCTTGATCACGATCGGCCAGAGTTCTGTCTTGTGGAAACCATGAAGGTTACGTCGCGTGGAGTGCCCCTTTGGCCTTGGCATCGTCGACGAATGGAGGCTTTGGCCCGGTATTGGGGTTTTCGAATTCCCCGGGCCTCCATTGAGAGGGAATTGTCACTTCATTGTCGTGATTTTGTTTCGCCATGTATCCTGCGTCTGGCATTGACCCGTCAGGGTGAGCGGCTTTGGGAAGTTCGGCCGATTCCGGTCACACCCCGTCCGTACCGTCTGGCGTGGGCAACCCGACCCGTGGACCAGGACGATCCTTTTTGTTTTCATAAGACCACCCTGCGTAACGAATTGAACGAGCAAAGAGCGCGAGCACGGAGTCTCGGAGCACACGATGCCTTGCTTTACAATCGCAAGGGAGAAGTCACCGAGACCACCATCGCCAACATATTGATTCGTGTGGGTGGAGAGTGGATCACGCCGTTCCGCGCCTGCGGCCTCCTTGCCGGCGTCGGCCGACAGCGGCTTTTGGAGAGGGGGAGGGTGCGGGAGGCGCACGTGGGCCGCCGAGACCTGGAGTGTGGCGAGCGGATACTGCTCGTCAATGCCGTGCGCGGAGCGTGGCCGGCGGTGATGGTCCCGGAAGAATAG